The genome window GTTAAACCAACTAGCCACCATTTGGCAGAAGCTAAATCAGGTAGTGAAAAGACAACTCCAAGTCGGGGTCGTCAGTGGTTTGAACAGTTAACCAGTATTAAAGATGCGACAAGTGAATTATCAACGGTTTTACATGCAAAACATGACGGCCTAGAATACATTGCAATTGTGCCGGATGCTAATAATCGCTTCCCTCGGGTACGTCACGGTGAAGTTGGCTTATTGGAAGGCTTTGGAGTTGCGAGCATTATTAACGATTTAGTTGCCCAGGATAAAGATAAAGAGGAAAAGACGCCAATTATCATGGTTGTCGATGTTCCAAGTCAAGCATATGGCTATAAAGAAGAATTAATTGGGATTCATCTTGCACTAGCTGCCAGTGTAGATGCTTACGCTAAGGCCCGTCAAGCAGGACATAAGTTAGTTGCATTTATTCCAGGCGATGCTGTTTCCGGTGGTTTTTTGGCCCATGGCTTGCAATCAAACCGGCTTATTGCTTTAGATGATCTAGCAATTACAATTCAGGCAATGAGTAAAGCTAGTGCTGCAAGAATTACTCAAAGGACAATTGCTGAATTGGAAAAAGCAACGGAACATGTTCCAGCAATGGCATATGATATTGAGAATTATTCGAAACTCGGTGCTTTGTATAAATTACTTCCAGGAATTAAGGGAACTGACAGTAGCCCGCAAGCAATTAAAACTGTCGAAAATGCTATTTCAGAAGCTCTGAGTAGTTTAGACGATGAACCGAGAGACTTTAGCTTCCGTTATACTAATCCGGTTGCAGTTAAAGAAGGACGCGTTGCTACCAATAAAGTTAGAAAAATGATGGATGAACAATGGGACTCCCTGAGCCACACACACTAGTTAAAATTAAAGATTTGACTCGCTTTTTTGACGAAAACCTCCAAATACCCGAATGGTCTCAAGATATCTTGCAGCAAACCCCGTTCGTAATTGTCAGAAGAGGCTCAAATAACTCATCATTGCCGGTTGGAATTAGAGGATTTAAAAAATCACAACGTTTCGCTGCAGATCTTAGCTTCGATAACTGGGAAGATCCAGTAACCCCGAGAGATACTAAGGATTTAATTAGTTCTGTGACCGAAGAACAATTGCAAAAACCAGCATTCAAAACTTTACATCAGATTTCACCTTTAATGATTAAATATAATTGGGGAGTTTCAGGTAGTCTTCAATTTGAAGTTGTCACTAAAATCCCAATGGTTAATCCTAATAGCGATTTAGATGTAATTATTACGGCTGATCAAGTCGAGTTCGATCAGCAGACAGCCCTTGATTTAATCGATCGATTGAATCAGTTTAAGACTCACGTGGATGTTCAAATTGTTCACGGTCAAAACGGTTTTTCACTCGAAGAATATGCTAATCAGCGGGCAAAGACTATCTTGGTAAAAACAGCTCAAGGACCTCAACTTGTTGAGAATCCTTGGAACTTCATTTTAAATTTTAAGTAAAAAAAATCTCTTAATTCAACAATTAAGAGATTTTTTATTTTTAAGCGAAAAATTCAGTAAAAAGTTCTTTATAGATTTCAATAAAATCAAAATACATTTGTTTGGTAACATATTCGTTATCTTGATGAGCATTATTTTCACCAGGACCGAAGACAACGTAATTAAACCCATTAGGTCGATCAAATAAGAATTTAGAAGCATCCGTACCACCTGAAACGCCCATAGTTTTGATTTCCGTAGTAGAAAATGGCATTCCCGTTAATCTAGATTGTTCTTCAGCAAGTTTGATTTGTTCGGGGGTATATTTGATATTACTCATATATGGTTTTGCAATTTTTTTGATTAGCTCAATGATTTTGCAATTGACATCTCCGATGATTGGAATAATATCCATTTCAACATCCATTGAGATGTCGCCCCTTGTTGAATTATTATAGTTTTCAATTTCTTGCTTAATTAATTTAAGAATGGATTCATTGTCAAATTCAGGAATGGTCCGAATGTTTAAGACAGCTTCTGCTGAACCAGGAATGGCATTAGGTTGAGTGCCGCCTTTAATGATATCAATATTAAACACTGTGTCCCCTAGTACTTCGTTGTGGGCATTGCCTCCTTTATTCTTCATCATTTCTCTAATTTGATCAAGAATGTTTAACAAATGTTCCACTGCGTTATTACCTAGAGCAGGCATCGAGCTATGAGCAGCTTTGCCCTTTGACTTAATGGTTATGTCAAGCTCGCCTTTATTAGCATAAACGGCTCGATAACCACTTGGTTCACCAATTAACAAAGTGTCGACGTCTTTCATATAACCGTCTTGGAATAATTTTTCAGCCCCCGCCTGACCTACTTCTTCACCAGCTGTTGCTAAAAGACGGATGGTTCCGTTAATTGGTGTTTTGCTTTCTTTTAATTCAATCATTGCAATGATCATTGCAGCTAAACCTGATTTCATATCAGTTGAACCACGGCCATATAAATTTCCATCAATTTCTGACATCTTGAATGGATCAGTTTTCCAATTCGCTAATTCAACGTCGACCACATCCATATGCCCAGAAATAGCAAGAACAGGCTTGCCTGAGCCGATTTCGGCGACTAAATTGGCTCGGTCAGGACCAATTTCTACAATTTCACTTTTGATATCATATTTTTTTAATAGTTCTTGCAGGTATTGGGCGACAGGTTTTTCGTGGTCGTTAACCGATTTAAAGCCAACCAGTTTACTTAAAATCGACAATTTGTCTTGTTCATTCATTTTATCAATCCTCTCTTTTTAATATTATAGTAGATATGAGTGTTTTTGCTTTTTTATTCCGACTGAACTCGATAAGCTAACGCAAAGTTACCAAGTGTTGCTGATCCGTTGTCTTTAACACGAGGCATTTGAATGTATTGTTTTAAATCAGGTACATGGACATATTCATTGAGCATGTTTTTAAAATGTTTACGGACCTTAACTAAAAATTCTTCACTGACTACTCCACCGCCAAATACGAGGTTATTAGGTCGTAAAATCATCGTCTGCTGGATTGTGGCTTGGGCTACGTAGTAAGCCATTATGTCCCAAATTTCGTGAGTTTTAGGGACGTCAGCACCATTAACTCCCAAGCGTGCTTCAAAGGTTGGTCCAGCAACTAATCCTTCGAGACAATCTCCGTGAAATGGACATATTCCCTCAAATTCTAGGTCATCAGGATGTCTTTTAACAAAAGTATGTCCCATTTCAGGGTGTCCGATTCCTTGGAGGATTTTTCCGCCTAAAACTGCACCGCCACCTACACCGGTTCCAACTGTATAATAAACCAAAGAATCTATTTTTTCGTTATACAATTGGGCAGTAACATATTCGCCGTAAGCTGAGGCATTAACATCAGTAGTAAAGTAAATTGGAACATTAAGAGCTTTACTAATTGGTCCAACAAAATCAGTTTGCCGCCATTTTAATTTTGGAGTATCTGTGATAAATCCGTAATTTGGATTATTTTTTTGTAATTCAATTGGACCAAAAGAGGCAATCGATAACGCCTGTAATTCTGGAAACTGTTGAAAGAATTGAATTGTTTTTTCAATGGTCTCTTTAGGATCATCTGTTGGAAATTGTGTTTTATGCAAAATCCTATAATCTTCGTCCCCCACGGCACAAACGAATTTTGTCCCACCTGCTTCAACGCTGCCTAATAACATTAATGATTCCTCACTTTCTTTACTGTCAAAATTATATATTTTTCTTTATTTTATCACAGCTGATGGTCGAGTTTGGTTTATAATTAAAGAAAAAAAGGAGTTTTTCGAATGAAAATAATTAGTGGTGGCTATACCAAAAAAACGAGCAAAGGGATTTATATAAGTAACTATGATACTGAGGCCCAGGTGGTTTCAAAACCGGAATTGTTGATTGAAGTTGATAATCCCACCTACTTGGCAACTTATCAGGATACGGTTGTTTCTGTAGTTAAAGAAGGTTCCAAGGCTGGGATTGCTTGTTATAAAAAACAAGACGATCAATATAAACAAGTTTCAAGTTTTTTAAAAGATCAGACCCCGCCTGCCTACGTTGCAGTAAATCCGGAACATAATTTAATCTTTGATGCTAATTATCATATGGGCACAATTAATCTCTATTCACTGTCTAAAGAAGGCCATATTGACCTTTTAGATACGTATACAAATCATGGCAAAGGAGTCAAAGAAGAACAGGATTCCTCGCATTTTCACTATGTTAATCTAACCCCTGACGGCAAATTGATTACTTGCGATCTGGGAACTGATGAAATTATTTTCTTCGATATTACAGATAATAAGCTAACCCCAACTGAAAAAATTAAAGTTAATCCTGGCTTTGGTCCGCGACACGTGATTTTTAATCCCAACGGAAAATATTTCTATTGTGTAGGAGAACTTGGTAGTGCGGTGAAAGTGTTCACTTACGGAGAATCAATCACCGAATTGCATGAGTACCCAACTATCCCTGCAAGTTATCAAGAGCATAACGGAGCTAGCGCAATTAAAATCACTAAGGATGGAAAGTACCTTTATCTTGCCAATCGGGGTTTTAACTCAATTATCGCCTTCTCAGTTCTTGATGGAGGCTCTAAACTGGAGGAAATTCAAAATATCTCTACCGAAGGTGATTTTCCCCGCGATTTTGCCCTGGATGACAAAGATCAATTATTATTTGCCAGTAATCAAAACTCAGATAATGGCACGATGTATCAAGTTAAAGAAGACGGTACACTAAAAGTAATCCAAGCAAATGTTCAACTGTTTGAACCCACATTTGTTGAATTCGTTTAATAAGATTTTTGAGACACTCCACTTTAGGGGTGTTTTTTTGCGATTTTCTTAAGGTCCCAGACAATATCCAGCCTAAAAATAAGGGCTAAAATAATCCAAAGAACTGTGATGAAAATTGTTCTAATCACTAAATTGATAAACAGACTAAAATGTAGAGGCAAATAACAACCAGCTGCAAGGACAACGATAAAGATTAAAAGACTTTTCCAGCTTCCTTTAAACAGATATTTAAGATCTAAATCTTTACGACAAAGAAAAATAAAAAGGAAAAATACCAGCGCTTCACATAAACAAATGGTAAAAGTTGCTCCGTCTGCGCCCCAATGGAAAACACCTAAGACTAAGAAATTTGAAATCAGTGAAACAGCAGCAGCTAATAAAGTTGGAACTGAATATTTGACGTATTTACCCTCAGCTAAAAGATATTGGTTACTGAAAACTCCACCCACGGGGATAAAGACGACAATCATTGAGGCAAAGAACAAATTGTTGATACTTTGGTAATAACGTGGCCCAGAATACCAAAGGACAAAATCGTGCGCATTAACCATTAGTCCAGAAGCGCAGAATAAAGATAAAATGAGTGTATATTGCAGCGATTTTTTAAGTAATGCCATCATTTGTTCTTTAGACTCTTTGGCCTCTAATTCAGCTAATTTTGGCATTATAATTGAACTAGTCGATGCAATAACCGTATAAACAGCAGTAATCAAAACTTGCACTTGCGAATAGTAAGATAATTGAACCGCATTTGATAAAATTTTTACTAAAGTTTGATCAAAAGAAGTATAAACTTTGGTTGCTAGTAAAGGAATGACGACAATTAATGCTGACTTTAAGTATTTGTTTTTGAAACTTAAATCTCGCAAGCGAATTCTTTGTCCCAGGTCCTTTTGCATCCGGAAAAAGAAAATAATATTGGCAAGATAAGTCACGCTATTAATCAGAATGTAGATCCAAAGATCTTTTTCACTATGAATAAAGACAAAAATCAAAATGGTGATTGACACTTTAATCAAAGTGTTTCTAATAATTACTTCTCTGGCTTCACCTGTTCCCCAAAAATACCACGAGAGATCAAAGACATAACCCAGAAGATAAGGGATTTCAAATAGAAAATAAACTTTAAAATCCATAAATAAAAGCACAAAAACTGTATAAGCAATCAGTGTTGCAATTCCGACATAAAATTGAATTCCCCAAAGTTGCGTAACTTCGTGATAATGGTCTTCTTTTTGACTGCTTGCAATAATTTTTGGACCGATTTGGATCATTCCCATACCAATCAAAACGCTTAAAAATAAAGGAATTGAATTAACGTATGAATTGATTCCAATTTGACGGTTAGTAAAAACGTGCTGGACGTAAGGGAGTGTAATAAAAGGCAAGATTACATAAATTGCCTGATAGAGTCCGTTGTAAATTAAATTTTGAACTAATTTTTTCATTAAATACCAATAAAAAAAGGGCTAGGGTTTAAATTTCCCCCTAACCCCTTTTTTTCTATTCCATTTCTTTTGTTAGGTTCGGAACGATCTGCTTTTTTCGTGAGACGACACCTGGAAGGTCAATAATATGGTCATTTACTGGCCCATCAAAAGCTTTTTCTACCGCTATTTGATCAACTCCATAGAAAATACCTTTCGAGTTTGAATCGAGGATGTTAGTGACTACTAGTAAAATATCATCATATCCTTGAGTTTTCAACTCCTGTTCAATATCTTCTTTCAAACCAGGTCGATTGAGCACTTCATCAATATCAACTGTATTGACCTGTCCAATTCGGACCTTTTTACCGTTCATTTCAAACGATTTCGCATCACCTTCAATAATATCGTGATTTGTCCGATTTGCCAAATTGGTACCAGCTTTTAAAAGTTCCATCCCATAAGCTTGGTAATCTTCAACATCAGCAATTTTAGCTAATTGCTCAACCGCTTTACGATCTTGGTCAGTTGTAGTTGGACTCTTTAAAAGTAAAGTATCAGAAATAATTGCACTAAGCATCATTCCAGCAATTCCCTTGGGAATTTCGATTTGGTCTTTTTGGTAAAAATCAAAAAGAATTGTTGAAGTACAACCAACTGGTTCAGCGTGATAAAAAAGTGGAGCATCAGTTTTAAGATCAATTTTATGATGATCGACAACGTGAGTAATCGTTAAATCATTAAAGTTTGCAACTGATTGATTTGCTTCATTATGGTCAACTAGGATAACCTTTTCAGTGTCAGCTTTCTCGATAACTCGCGGCATTGTTAGGTGAAAATAATCTAAGGCAAATTTTGTTTCTTCGTTTGGCTTGCCAAGCGCCACTGCTTCGGTTTCAACATTTTGATGTTTAAAATAGTCAGCTGCAGCCATTGCAGCGCCCACTGCATCAGTATCGGGATTTGTGTGTCCAAAAACTATCTCTTTATCCATTATTGCTCCTCAACTAGTTCTTTTAGTCTGGTTAAAAAATCTTTATCTGTTAAATATGAGTTAAATGCATTTAAAGTCTTATTAAAAATCGGAATTTTCAGTTTACTAGGCCGATATATTAATGCAATATCAAATTTAATTGCTGGACTGAAATGGTAGATATAACTCTTTTCTTTCACAAAAGGAAGGCAAATTTCTGGGATTGCAGTTAATGTATTTGCCTTTTGAGAAAAGTTTAAAATGTTCTCAACTTGTGAAAAATGGGCAGAATACTTGGGCAAAAGAATGTTTTGTTTTCTAAATTGCTCTGCAATAATCCGGTCCAAATAATAACCTTCAGGATAACCAACCCAAGGGTACTTTCTTGCTTCCTCTAGGGTGATTTTGTTGCCATCTTTAATTTTAAACGGACTGACAAGTAACAATTCAGTTCGACAGAAACGATAAGTTTTATAGTTATTTAAACCAATAAATGAATTATCTGGCAAATAAATAATTAAAACATCGACTGAGTCAGACTCGATTTGTGATCTTAGACCATACCGCATTACTGATTTTACATTAAAATCAACATTCGGTTCTTCTTCTTTGAACTTTACGATAAAGTCTATTATCACATTAGCAGGCATTGAATTAATGATTCCAATGGTAACTGTATCGTGATGATTTTCGCTAACTTGTTTAATTTCATCGTTTGCTTCAGAAAAAATACTGTTTACCTTTTGCGTTGCATTTAAAAAAATTTCCCCCGCTTCAGTTAAGTGAATTCGTTTCCCTTCTATATAAAATAGTGGCGTACCAACGCTCTCTTCTAACTT of Xylocopilactobacillus apicola contains these proteins:
- the mdcD gene encoding biotin-independent malonate decarboxylase subunit beta; this translates as MNNSIVELRARERAFALLDDHQGNELIGPFDNMISPHLEPQNIVPESDDGVVIVRGKIDSKNVVILAIEGKFQGGGIGEVSGAKIVSALEHVLKDNQNGKKVYPIIILDTGGVRLQEANYGLLSISEIQNMIVAIKKYVPVIGLVPGQVGSFGGMSITSALMSYLIATDRARVGLNGPEVIEQEAGVQEFDSSDKNLIWNTLGSRQRQKTGIVDEVVSDDVEDFRKAIAKVIDQNLDAKRAQQSDFYLSMLENLDPAKPLDIEAYQTIYDQVKPTSHHLAEAKSGSEKTTPSRGRQWFEQLTSIKDATSELSTVLHAKHDGLEYIAIVPDANNRFPRVRHGEVGLLEGFGVASIINDLVAQDKDKEEKTPIIMVVDVPSQAYGYKEELIGIHLALAASVDAYAKARQAGHKLVAFIPGDAVSGGFLAHGLQSNRLIALDDLAITIQAMSKASAARITQRTIAELEKATEHVPAMAYDIENYSKLGALYKLLPGIKGTDSSPQAIKTVENAISEALSSLDDEPRDFSFRYTNPVAVKEGRVATNKVRKMMDEQWDSLSHTH
- a CDS encoding malonate decarboxylase holo-ACP synthase — its product is MGLPEPHTLVKIKDLTRFFDENLQIPEWSQDILQQTPFVIVRRGSNNSSLPVGIRGFKKSQRFAADLSFDNWEDPVTPRDTKDLISSVTEEQLQKPAFKTLHQISPLMIKYNWGVSGSLQFEVVTKIPMVNPNSDLDVIITADQVEFDQQTALDLIDRLNQFKTHVDVQIVHGQNGFSLEEYANQRAKTILVKTAQGPQLVENPWNFILNFK
- a CDS encoding ArgE/DapE family deacylase, producing the protein MNEQDKLSILSKLVGFKSVNDHEKPVAQYLQELLKKYDIKSEIVEIGPDRANLVAEIGSGKPVLAISGHMDVVDVELANWKTDPFKMSEIDGNLYGRGSTDMKSGLAAMIIAMIELKESKTPINGTIRLLATAGEEVGQAGAEKLFQDGYMKDVDTLLIGEPSGYRAVYANKGELDITIKSKGKAAHSSMPALGNNAVEHLLNILDQIREMMKNKGGNAHNEVLGDTVFNIDIIKGGTQPNAIPGSAEAVLNIRTIPEFDNESILKLIKQEIENYNNSTRGDISMDVEMDIIPIIGDVNCKIIELIKKIAKPYMSNIKYTPEQIKLAEEQSRLTGMPFSTTEIKTMGVSGGTDASKFLFDRPNGFNYVVFGPGENNAHQDNEYVTKQMYFDFIEIYKELFTEFFA
- the scrK gene encoding fructokinase ScrK yields the protein MLLGSVEAGGTKFVCAVGDEDYRILHKTQFPTDDPKETIEKTIQFFQQFPELQALSIASFGPIELQKNNPNYGFITDTPKLKWRQTDFVGPISKALNVPIYFTTDVNASAYGEYVTAQLYNEKIDSLVYYTVGTGVGGGAVLGGKILQGIGHPEMGHTFVKRHPDDLEFEGICPFHGDCLEGLVAGPTFEARLGVNGADVPKTHEIWDIMAYYVAQATIQQTMILRPNNLVFGGGVVSEEFLVKVRKHFKNMLNEYVHVPDLKQYIQMPRVKDNGSATLGNFALAYRVQSE
- a CDS encoding lactonase family protein, coding for MKIISGGYTKKTSKGIYISNYDTEAQVVSKPELLIEVDNPTYLATYQDTVVSVVKEGSKAGIACYKKQDDQYKQVSSFLKDQTPPAYVAVNPEHNLIFDANYHMGTINLYSLSKEGHIDLLDTYTNHGKGVKEEQDSSHFHYVNLTPDGKLITCDLGTDEIIFFDITDNKLTPTEKIKVNPGFGPRHVIFNPNGKYFYCVGELGSAVKVFTYGESITELHEYPTIPASYQEHNGASAIKITKDGKYLYLANRGFNSIIAFSVLDGGSKLEEIQNISTEGDFPRDFALDDKDQLLFASNQNSDNGTMYQVKEDGTLKVIQANVQLFEPTFVEFV
- a CDS encoding oligosaccharide flippase family protein yields the protein MKKLVQNLIYNGLYQAIYVILPFITLPYVQHVFTNRQIGINSYVNSIPLFLSVLIGMGMIQIGPKIIASSQKEDHYHEVTQLWGIQFYVGIATLIAYTVFVLLFMDFKVYFLFEIPYLLGYVFDLSWYFWGTGEAREVIIRNTLIKVSITILIFVFIHSEKDLWIYILINSVTYLANIIFFFRMQKDLGQRIRLRDLSFKNKYLKSALIVVIPLLATKVYTSFDQTLVKILSNAVQLSYYSQVQVLITAVYTVIASTSSIIMPKLAELEAKESKEQMMALLKKSLQYTLILSLFCASGLMVNAHDFVLWYSGPRYYQSINNLFFASMIVVFIPVGGVFSNQYLLAEGKYVKYSVPTLLAAAVSLISNFLVLGVFHWGADGATFTICLCEALVFFLFIFLCRKDLDLKYLFKGSWKSLLIFIVVLAAGCYLPLHFSLFINLVIRTIFITVLWIILALIFRLDIVWDLKKIAKKHP
- a CDS encoding manganese-dependent inorganic pyrophosphatase gives rise to the protein MDKEIVFGHTNPDTDAVGAAMAAADYFKHQNVETEAVALGKPNEETKFALDYFHLTMPRVIEKADTEKVILVDHNEANQSVANFNDLTITHVVDHHKIDLKTDAPLFYHAEPVGCTSTILFDFYQKDQIEIPKGIAGMMLSAIISDTLLLKSPTTTDQDRKAVEQLAKIADVEDYQAYGMELLKAGTNLANRTNHDIIEGDAKSFEMNGKKVRIGQVNTVDIDEVLNRPGLKEDIEQELKTQGYDDILLVVTNILDSNSKGIFYGVDQIAVEKAFDGPVNDHIIDLPGVVSRKKQIVPNLTKEME
- a CDS encoding LysR family transcriptional regulator, which produces MKSKHDRTFLVRSIGYFVALSRNLSYTETAAQLGISQPALTQQIKKLEESVGTPLFYIEGKRIHLTEAGEIFLNATQKVNSIFSEANDEIKQVSENHHDTVTIGIINSMPANVIIDFIVKFKEEEPNVDFNVKSVMRYGLRSQIESDSVDVLIIYLPDNSFIGLNNYKTYRFCRTELLLVSPFKIKDGNKITLEEARKYPWVGYPEGYYLDRIIAEQFRKQNILLPKYSAHFSQVENILNFSQKANTLTAIPEICLPFVKEKSYIYHFSPAIKFDIALIYRPSKLKIPIFNKTLNAFNSYLTDKDFLTRLKELVEEQ